A genomic window from Astatotilapia calliptera chromosome 12, fAstCal1.2, whole genome shotgun sequence includes:
- the LOC113033504 gene encoding uncharacterized protein LOC113033504 yields MFLHCSLALLALFSLSGASDPGCEELIKPVEDHSKLWGKWIFYAGTSDSKEQLKELKTLHSFWVEQTPIPDSEDMLSRFGQKADGKCYHGSVNATFLGNSSTDTYYYNSTTHEHIGKHLATCPDCMLWTDHFVSEVGGETTKSRGFRIFTKTGTLEASHLEVLKKQAECLNFTLDLYFANTTDLCPYESEAVTDARREEQ; encoded by the exons ATGTTCCTTCATTGTTCCCTGGCTTTGCTGGCTCTCTTCTCGCTCTCTGGTGCGTCTGATCCAGGCTGCGAAGAACTCATTAAGCCTGTGGAGGATCATAGCAAG cTTTGGGGAAAATGGATATTTTACGCTGGAACATCAGACAGCAAAGAGCAATTAAAAGAGCTTAAAACTCTGCACAGCTTCTGGGTCGAACAGACTCCCATACCTGACAGTGAAGACATGCTCAGTCGCTTCGGACAAAAAGC GGATGGAAAATGTTATCATGGAAGTGTCAATGCCACCTTCTTAGGAAACTCTTCCACAGACACGT ATTACTATAACTCCACCACTCATGAGCATATTGGCAAGCATCTGGCCACTTGCCCCGACTGCATGCTTTGGACAGACCACTTTGTGTCAGAGGTCGGCGGCGAAACCACAAAAAGCAGAGGCTTCAGGATCTTCA CAAAGACTGGGACACTGGAGGCCTCTCATCTCGAAGTCCTCAAGAAACAGGCTGAGTGCCTCAACTTCACACTAGATTTATACTTTGCAAACACTACAG ATCTGTGTCCATATGAAAGTGAAGCTGTAACAGATGCAAGACGGGAAGAACAatag